Within Cucumis melo cultivar AY chromosome 4, USDA_Cmelo_AY_1.0, whole genome shotgun sequence, the genomic segment gtacctgttagcttagcctattgagtcgtacctgcatgggtgtccttcgggatcaccatcTATTTAGGATTGCATAGTCCGACAgtacgccagtctagcatggatatagatatgattcaagtgattcgacgggatcctcgcagtcTGATTGTCTTAGTTTTTCCTCCGggttcgctacagaccagtatgtcctaggtgctcccctgggacaccgaagaccagatttccgttcctacgggagcgcatgttgcacgtgttcgggaacgtgccagttattgggtatcattttcaggactctaataggaagttaacaggcacctagtgggactagtagtgggtctcttactgagtattttatacttaCTCTTTCCATGTCAGGTTTTTAGGTAGAGGCaggggtaagggcaagggcaagctggcgggcgaccagaagtgagggcaagggcaagctggcgggcgaccagaagtgaccgtggcgagccatagggatttctgctttcGCTTTACACCCCGTTTAACCATTTAgaacttgagtttttatttttctttatttactatttcgtttctttaaaagtagatagggcccgagtaggattttttatttgtttacatttcgcacattaccttgatttggtttttataaataaaattctgaggttttattcattttagtCAAACCTTATAActttaattatgttatttacatttagtaatgacttcggctcagtataaggagttgagtTGTTACATtaaggaaggaagaagaagaagaagattggaaGTTTGAGCAGTTCTTCATTGGAAGAAAAAAGTACAAGAAAATTTGTagggaagaagaaaaatggaaagggTATTTAAAAGGGAAGAAAAGAACCTTGATCACGGGCAATAGATTGTTTTTTATGGAACGGCTGTGAAAGACCCTTCCGCGAAAGACTAGGGTAAGTATATGTCTGGTTTTGAAAACCAGACATTCACCAGACGTATTAAAGATAAAACCATCTGCGAGCATCTTtcttttaatatgtatttttaTAGGTCTTTCTCTTATATTCAAGaccaaaccttttttttttaacatccaacctattaaaatatataatatataataaatattttgaaaactacaataagtttctgaatatttttttcatttactatatttaaataaaacatCCTAATTATTTCCCTTtgtaaattagaaaaaaaaactatcacatcatatcctaaaaagaaaagggtAAACTTATCCATTATTATTCTCTctgtaaatatattattatctCTATTACAAGTTTCTTGAACTAAAACTTCTCTTTTCATAAAAGATGCTCGCCCtgccttttctttctttttttcattttttcattttttattttatcttctTACTTGACCTTAGTTTAGAGAATCAAGTAAAGAGCAATACCTAAGAGCACTCAACTTTCACGTTCCCTTTTCTATACATACCAAAAAAAGTCTTCGATCATGTTTCAAATTTCAATTGGTCCAAAAAGAGTTGCCCATAGATAAGTGCACCTaaggatttttaaaaaataaataaaactgaaaaagaaaagaaaagaaaagaaaagaaagaaacaacctACAAAGTACAACTAAAAGCAATGTAGGGAATAAACTTCAGGATACGTATAAAAGAATACATACATTTGTCTACAACTAGTCAATCTATCCACAAAAATTCCTGAATTTGTATATAGAACTTAAAAATCAAATATGCAAATGAACTAAGTTGAAATATAATCTCTCTTGTCAATTCTTGATGGATAAGATAACAATTCACATCTCCATACCTATAACGTTTCATAATATACTTCACAATTATTGAATTctaagaatagaaaaaaaataatctgATCTTCCTTCACACTTGGCCCTAACAAAGGTAGATAGTGGCaaaccaaaaaggaaaaagaaaacaatcaaaaaaaaaaaaatttaagtccTTGTGGGTTTCTTCTTTTATGTGTTTATTACAAAGTTGTATCAAAGTTTACATTGGTAGCCGGCAACCAATCCTCGCCGTTCAGGAAGGTCCCAACGGTGAACTTTCCGGCCTCGGAATCCGTAAGACTGGGCTTGTAACCGGCCCATCTGACCCTCTTGTCCACGTTTGATCCTGGCCCACTATTCTGATACTCACCATAAAATATGCTGCTGGGTGGGTCCTGCCCGCTCACCCATTCCTTCCACCCAACCGGATTCAGGAATCCTCCAATCTCCGACTGCATAATCACCGTCGTAGAAAACTCCTTCCATGGCCGCCCCAAATAAGTGGGGGCGCTGAGACTGTTATTGTAGGCCGAAAAAGTGCATTTCTGAATCGAAATGCCGGAGTTTTGGTTGATGTCCTTCTTACCTTGGGCTGTGATGGTGTTAAATTGGTTGGGAAGTGGCTGCCTCGGCCGGATGTTGCAGTTCTGGAACACCACCGCGGCGTTGCCGAAGATGAAGTCGATGGTACCGGTGATATCGCAGTCTCGGTAGAATTGACGGTTTGAGTGGGCGTAGAGAGTGTCTTGATAGCCATCAAATGAACATCCAGACATCACAGAGAGGTCGGAGCCGGACCGGAAGGCAACGGCCTGGTGCTTGGCTGGACCGGCCGTGTTGATGAACCCCATGTCCTTCCCAATGAACCCTTTGCCAGCAACAGCTgcaaaaccaaacaaaattaatCAACACAATAGCCAATTCATATGAacagagaagaagaaatggcaGGTCAAATTGTCAAAAGGGAAAGTGGGAAAAAGCTGCCTTCACATGGCTGACACGTCCACCATGTGGTTTTCTGACGACAAGGGCAATGGCCCATTATCCACTCAATACGGTACATCGATTGTCCTTGAATTTTtacccacaaaaaaaaaaaaaaaaaaaaaaaaaaaaaaggcaaacaCAAAACGTACGAACAGGAATAAAAACATGGCAGCCTTGGATGCATTGTTCAAAAGTAAATTAAAGTTTTAACTGTAAAAAATAGACCCGTCTAATTTGTATCTTTCCCATATTTCTTATAAAATTTCTTCTAAAAATACTTTTCTCAGGACAATTTCGAAGTGGTTAGAATCGAACTGCAAGTCTACGGTCATAATTGAAAGGTATGCATAAAATTCAAAAGAGTATTCAGTATAATTTAACTTATATTGAATGAAGCAATTAAGAAAAAGAGAATCGTTATAGAAGTTACCAAAAGTGGcggtggagaaggtgggagtgcCATCGATGAAGTTCAGGTGGCCGGAAACAATGGTTTTTGTTCTGCCATCTCCATACATCATAACATTCCACTTGCTCTTGTCCAGAATCACATTCTCTTCGTATATTCCTTCTTTTACATGTATGATGAATCTTTCTTTGCTCTTCTTTGGCACCGCCGCTACGGCATCTTTGATTGTCGTGTAGTCCCCTTTCCCATCCTTCGATACCGTCACATGCGCCGTCACATTGTTCTCCTGCAGAAGCCTTCGGTCGCCAGAGCTTACCCATTCCGGTAATCCCATCAATTTCCGGTGGATAGGGATGTTGAAATCCGCCAACAACCCAAGTATTTTCGTTACAATAGCTAAACTATTGCTAGTAAACTCGGTAGAGTTCGCCATTGCCGTTTGCAAGTCCTGAAGAACCGTCGTCTGGTTTAGATCTCGAAGAGCGTCAAGGCAGGTTTCTTGATCTGTGATTGTAGTACTCAGCCAGGTTTTCAGATCTTCAATCCTAGAAGGCGACAAGAACTTCTCACTGTGACGATCCACTTCCATAGACGAAATGGTATCGTTTAACGTATCAATGGCATCTTCAAAAACACTCTGGCAGATTTTAATTGCAGCTTTAACCTTCGGATCTCCAGTATTGGAATTGAAATTAGACGTATAATCAGAGAGCTTCGAGAGTGAATCAGTGGCGACTCGGAGAGAAAGCTTGAAGAGGAATACCGGATCGGTGGTGTTGGAGTTTTGGAGAGAGGATTGACAGGAACTCGGATACTGAGTGACACTACAGAGAGTTTTGAGTGAGGCAGGGGGAGTGAGCTCAGTGGGAGGAGGTGAGGTGGTGgtggatgaagaagaagagttgCGTTTATGAAGGACGATTCCAACGACGGCGCCGATGAGGAGGGCAATTAGAAGAACAACGGAAATAGAGATTATAATAAGGCGGCGGCGAGTCTTTTGTCGGAAAGCTTGTTGTTCGAGTTCGTCGACCTTGCCGTAGCCCTTGAAGGACTTGACGGTATCCATGGATTTGAGAGTTGGGGTTAGGATATGGGAATTGAggaatgagagagagagagagagagagagagagagagagagagagagattaggATTAGGGTTTGTGAAGATAGAAGAGGAAATGCGTGGCGATCGAGAAATGGAGGTTGCTAAGGGAATTGGAATTGCCTTTATAAAAAGGAAGAGAATAGAGAGTGGCAAAGAACAGAACAGATGTGAACTACCTCTTTCATGGATGCATcctctctttctttctatttAAAAACTTGGAGCTAAATCACAAaaataatcttttaaaaaaaaaaaaaacttttctttctttatttatttagaaaatatattttttaaaggaaaaaaaaaactttttattaGGAGTTTGGAGGAATAGGAATTTCTAATTGTAGTGTGGTGGTGTGGGGCCATGATGTCGAAATTAATAACTATTTGTCTCATTGATGTTAATAACATAAGTTAggaaaatttcttaaattaccCACCATATTCCCTTTATTCCTATTCTAAATATTAATGGACACCCAACTATTCTTAAAAGATGTTAATATGACCAAGATAAATAGAGGTTTCATAAATGCCATTTATCTTTGCATCTCTATTATCATATGATtagatttttgttttaaaaaattagcaGTTACACTTTTCAAAACTCTCTCAAAAGCAAACCCAACATCACTTCATCTcaaatattgtttatttcttaacttttataaacatttaagaaagaaaaaccaTACCCATTATAGTTTTATTTGGATTAATCGAATCATGTGTAAAcgtttgaatttaatttttctttaggGGTATTTGAACTTTTAACTTATCTCAGATAAAACGAGCTATTATAGTTCACTCAATATTTAGGTCATATACTTAACTACATTAATACTATGCGAAAAATCCTTATTATACCATATTTACTATTTTGTAACCCTCTTTTCATCCTATTTGTAAtctaaattaaactaaaaatagtTTAAACTCAATTCAAATACAAATTATTGCAAGTTTATAAATTGGTAGACTACTATAAcgaaacaaatataattaaccAACTCAAAATCTCAAACATAACTCTTTAAAATGAATGAAGTCTAGTT encodes:
- the LOC103499202 gene encoding pectinesterase 3 — encoded protein: MDTVKSFKGYGKVDELEQQAFRQKTRRRLIIISISVVLLIALLIGAVVGIVLHKRNSSSSSTTTSPPPTELTPPASLKTLCSVTQYPSSCQSSLQNSNTTDPVFLFKLSLRVATDSLSKLSDYTSNFNSNTGDPKVKAAIKICQSVFEDAIDTLNDTISSMEVDRHSEKFLSPSRIEDLKTWLSTTITDQETCLDALRDLNQTTVLQDLQTAMANSTEFTSNSLAIVTKILGLLADFNIPIHRKLMGLPEWVSSGDRRLLQENNVTAHVTVSKDGKGDYTTIKDAVAAVPKKSKERFIIHVKEGIYEENVILDKSKWNVMMYGDGRTKTIVSGHLNFIDGTPTFSTATFAVAGKGFIGKDMGFINTAGPAKHQAVAFRSGSDLSVMSGCSFDGYQDTLYAHSNRQFYRDCDITGTIDFIFGNAAVVFQNCNIRPRQPLPNQFNTITAQGKKDINQNSGISIQKCTFSAYNNSLSAPTYLGRPWKEFSTTVIMQSEIGGFLNPVGWKEWVSGQDPPSSIFYGEYQNSGPGSNVDKRVRWAGYKPSLTDSEAGKFTVGTFLNGEDWLPATNVNFDTTL